The genomic region GAGCGGCTAAACTTACACTCGCGCAGCTCACGCGACTTCCTTGATGCCCTGGTTTCGCTGCGCATGCTGGAACGCAACGCCGAAGGGCTCTACGCCAACACATCCGAGGCGGACATGTTTCTCGACTGGACCAAGCCCTCGTACATGGGTGGGATGCTTGAAATGGCGAACGCGCGCCTGTACCCCTTCTGGGGTTCACTGACCGAGGCTTTGAAAACGGGGCGACCGCAAAACGAAGCCAAGAGCGGTGGCAATTTCTTCGATGCTTTATACGCTGAGCCGGAGCGCCTTGAGGGTTTTCTGCGCGCCATGACCGGCGTCAGTCTCGGCGCCGCTACAGCGATGGCGCAGAAGTTTCCCTGGAGCGACTATCAAACCTTCATTGACATCGGTGGGGCGCAGGGTGGGCTGCCAGTGCAAGTGGCCTTGGCGCACCCGCACCTGACCGGCGGAAATTTCGACCTTCCAGCAGTCGGCCCGGTTTTTGAAAAGTACGTCGCGCGGCACGGCCTAGGCGAGCGACTGCGCTTCTACCCCGGCGATTTCTTCAACGACAAGCTGCCTTCTGCGGACGTGCTCGTGATGGGACACATCTTGCACGACTGGAACCTGGAGGAGAAGCAGATGCTCCTCAAGAAGGCGTACAAGGCACTGCCAGACGGTGGCGCGCTTATCGTACATGAGGCGCTCATTGATGACGACCGACGGGAGAACACGCTCGGCCTGCTGATGAGCCTTAACATGCTGATCGAGACGCCGGGCGGATTCGACTACACGGGGGAAGACTGCTCGCAGTGGATGCGCATGGCGGGCTTCCGCGAAACCCGCGTCGAGCATCTGGTTGGACCGAACTGGATGGTCATTGGGATTAAATGAGACCGAAGCGTCCTCTATAAAATGGATAGGCGGACAGACGACGCGAATTCACGTTAGCTTGAGATAGACCGGGCCACAACAAGACCGGCAGGACATTGGCGGTAGCTTGGGCAAGTGGCAGGACAGGGTACTTGTGCCCTAACCGTGGTAAAAATCGTGGTAACTTCTATGCAGTGAATACTGGATCGAGCATCCACGCGGGTTAGCGGGCATAGTATGAAAGACGCCCTCGCCAGAACCTTGCCCGACGCGCGTTGCAAATA from Burkholderiales bacterium harbors:
- a CDS encoding methyltransferase — its product is MNGTVTPDHIMELGLGFWASKTLLSAVELGLFTELARGPMSAKDVSERLNLHSRSSRDFLDALVSLRMLERNAEGLYANTSEADMFLDWTKPSYMGGMLEMANARLYPFWGSLTEALKTGRPQNEAKSGGNFFDALYAEPERLEGFLRAMTGVSLGAATAMAQKFPWSDYQTFIDIGGAQGGLPVQVALAHPHLTGGNFDLPAVGPVFEKYVARHGLGERLRFYPGDFFNDKLPSADVLVMGHILHDWNLEEKQMLLKKAYKALPDGGALIVHEALIDDDRRENTLGLLMSLNMLIETPGGFDYTGEDCSQWMRMAGFRETRVEHLVGPNWMVIGIK